The proteins below are encoded in one region of Pseudomonas sp. SCB32:
- a CDS encoding SulP family inorganic anion transporter, with protein MFAAKRWLPHLPIPLLALVGCIAASAAFDFAALGIQVLGPVAGGLPSLTLPRFGWKDILDLLPIAGACFVMIIAQSSAASRVYADRHHEHDDQNANILDLSVANAAAAFSGAFVVNGSPTQTAMAEQAGSRSQVAQLSFVVVVALVLLFLCQWLQYLPHCVLAAVVFAIAVGLVDVKTLRAMRKESRTEFRMAMITAATVLLVGVEQGILLAMALSLIHHVRHSYRPHALMLEPADDGRWQPVAVQPGRETAPGLIVFRFGADLFYANDTFFACQVTQLVNQAPAGLRWFIVDAGAITSLDYSAARTLLDLYRNLSQQGVQLVFGRVNSYLRADMARHGIDKVVEARYLLPTLHEALAVAGVEPQHMMLAAPE; from the coding sequence TTGTTCGCCGCCAAGCGCTGGCTGCCCCATCTACCGATTCCGCTGCTGGCGCTGGTCGGCTGCATCGCCGCCAGCGCGGCCTTCGACTTCGCCGCCCTGGGCATCCAGGTGCTCGGCCCGGTCGCTGGCGGCCTGCCCTCGCTGACGCTGCCCCGGTTCGGCTGGAAAGACATCCTCGACCTGCTGCCGATCGCGGGCGCCTGCTTCGTCATGATCATCGCCCAGAGCTCGGCTGCCAGCCGCGTCTACGCCGACCGCCACCATGAACACGATGACCAGAACGCCAACATCCTCGACCTCTCCGTGGCGAACGCGGCAGCGGCCTTCAGCGGCGCCTTCGTGGTCAACGGCAGCCCGACCCAGACGGCCATGGCTGAGCAGGCCGGCTCGCGCAGCCAGGTCGCCCAGCTGAGTTTTGTCGTGGTGGTGGCGCTGGTGCTGCTGTTCCTCTGCCAGTGGCTGCAATACCTGCCGCACTGCGTGCTGGCTGCGGTGGTGTTCGCCATCGCCGTCGGACTTGTGGATGTGAAGACCCTGCGGGCCATGCGCAAGGAGAGTCGGACCGAGTTCCGCATGGCGATGATCACCGCCGCAACCGTGCTGCTGGTAGGAGTCGAACAGGGCATCCTGCTGGCCATGGCACTGTCGCTGATTCACCACGTACGCCACAGCTATCGCCCGCACGCCCTGATGTTGGAGCCGGCCGACGACGGCCGCTGGCAACCCGTGGCCGTCCAGCCGGGCCGGGAGACGGCGCCGGGGCTGATCGTGTTCCGCTTCGGCGCCGACCTGTTCTATGCCAACGACACCTTCTTCGCCTGCCAGGTTACGCAGCTGGTCAACCAGGCGCCTGCCGGGCTGCGCTGGTTCATCGTCGATGCCGGCGCCATTACCAGCCTGGACTACTCGGCGGCGCGCACCCTGCTCGACCTGTATCGCAACCTCTCGCAGCAGGGCGTGCAGTTGGTGTTCGGGCGGGTCAACAGCTACCTGCGCGCGGACATGGCGCGCCATGGCATCGATAAGGTCGTCGAGGCGCGCTATCTGCTGCCGACGCTGCATGAGGCGCTGGCGGTGGCCGGAGTGGAGCCTCAACACATGATGCTTGCCGCTCCGGAATGA
- a CDS encoding HlyD family secretion protein: MTLKSIISLLATLIILAVAALIGRALWVNYMDTPWTRDGRVRADIINVAADVSGVVVDVPVRDNQQVKKGDLLMQIDPDHYRIAVKQAEAAVASRKATLQMRQSNAKRRRAMDEEVVSRESLDDASNTAAASEADYQQALAALDAAKLNLERTQVRASVDGYVTNLNVHRGDYARVGEAKMAVVDENSYWIYGYFEETKLPHIRLGDPAELQLMSGERLKGHVESIARAIYDRDNPESRELVADVNPTFNWVRLAQRVPVRIHIDGVPDGVLLAAGITATVIVNPESRNAEHSDGAAATAQ, encoded by the coding sequence ATGACCCTCAAATCCATCATCAGCCTGCTGGCGACCCTGATCATCCTGGCGGTCGCCGCGTTGATCGGCCGCGCCCTCTGGGTGAACTACATGGATACCCCCTGGACCCGCGACGGCCGGGTGCGCGCCGACATCATCAACGTCGCCGCCGACGTCTCCGGCGTGGTGGTGGACGTGCCGGTGCGCGACAACCAGCAGGTGAAGAAAGGTGACCTGCTGATGCAGATCGACCCGGACCACTACCGCATCGCGGTGAAGCAGGCCGAAGCGGCGGTCGCCTCGCGCAAGGCCACCCTGCAGATGCGCCAGTCGAACGCCAAGCGCCGCCGCGCCATGGATGAGGAAGTGGTCTCCCGCGAGAGTCTGGACGACGCCAGCAACACCGCCGCCGCCTCCGAGGCCGACTACCAGCAGGCCCTGGCCGCGCTGGACGCCGCCAAGCTGAACCTGGAGCGCACCCAGGTGCGCGCCTCCGTGGACGGCTACGTGACCAACCTCAACGTGCACCGAGGCGACTACGCCCGCGTCGGCGAGGCGAAGATGGCCGTGGTCGACGAGAACTCCTACTGGATCTATGGCTACTTCGAGGAAACCAAGCTGCCGCACATCCGCCTCGGTGATCCCGCCGAACTGCAACTGATGAGCGGCGAGCGCCTGAAGGGCCACGTCGAAAGCATCGCCCGCGCCATCTACGACCGCGACAACCCGGAAAGCCGCGAGCTAGTGGCCGACGTGAACCCCACCTTCAACTGGGTGCGCCTGGCCCAGCGCGTGCCGGTGCGCATCCACATCGACGGCGTGCCGGACGGCGTGCTGCTGGCGGCGGGCATTACCGCCACCGTGATCGTCAATCCGGAGTCGCGCAATGCGGAGCATTCCGACGGCGCGGCTGCGACGGCGCAGTGA
- a CDS encoding DUF1656 domain-containing protein has protein sequence MPREIAFHGVYMPTLTLMFIVAAVICWGIDRIFASIGLYRFTWHPALFRVCLFACLFGGLSLTIYK, from the coding sequence CTGCCCCGCGAGATCGCGTTCCACGGGGTCTACATGCCGACCCTGACCCTGATGTTCATCGTCGCTGCGGTGATCTGCTGGGGCATCGACCGGATCTTCGCCTCCATCGGCCTGTACCGCTTCACCTGGCACCCGGCGCTGTTCCGCGTGTGCCTGTTCGCCTGCCTGTTCGGCGGCCTCTCCCTCACCATTTACAAGTAA